One Perca flavescens isolate YP-PL-M2 chromosome 9, PFLA_1.0, whole genome shotgun sequence genomic window carries:
- the LOC114560944 gene encoding cytochrome P450 2J2, whose translation MIFHALFEYMDFTGCLLLSFVVLLLTDVVRNWRPHSFPPGPWAVPFLGNVFTGVDFKTLEKLSQEYGPVFSLRKGSERMVFVSGYKMVKEALVNQLDSFPDRPIVPLFHVVCKGLGLLLSNGYLWKKQRKFAITHLRYFGEGQRSLEKYIQEENNFLCEAFKEEQGKPFNPHYIITNGVSNIISSVLFGHRFEYSDQSFRKFLELDNEIFVLSGSAQTLLYDAFPVLMKYLPGPHQTVHANYKEIMIFLKKEVEKHLEEWNPDDPRDYIDAYLSEMKKKKEDPHAGFNIESMLVGILEMLEAGTDTSSTTLRWALVYMMHYPEIQEKVQAEIDRVIGQSRQPTTADRPNLPYTDAVIHEIQRIGTSVPLGFPKTGSKDATLGGYLIPKGTAVFTILASVLFDKNEWATPDIFNPEHFLDSEGRFRKRDAFLPFSAGKRVCLGEHVARMELFLFFTSLFQRFTISPVPGEMPSLEGVMGLTHSPKEFRVLAMPR comes from the exons ATGATTTTTCATGCACTTTTTGAATATATGGACTTTACTGGTTGTCTGTTGTTGAGCTTTGTAGTGTTACTCCTGACAGATGTAGTCAGAAACTGGAGGCCACACAGCTTTCCACCTGGACCTTGGGCTGTGCCTTTTCTTGGAAATGTCTTCACAGGAGTTGATttcaaaacattggaaaag cttTCTCAGGAGTACGGTCCAGTGTTCAGCCTGAGGAAAGGCAGTGAAAGGATGGTGTTTGTTTCAGGATACAAGATGGTCAAAGAGGCTCTTGTTAACCAGCTAGACAGCTTTCCTGATAGACCCATTGTCCCTCTCTTCCATGTTGTCTGCAAGGGGCTTG GTTTACTTTTGAGCAATGGTTACCTGTGGAAGAAGCAGAGGAAGTTTGCCATAACTCATCTGCGTTACTTTGGAGAGGGCCAGAGGTCACTGGAAAAATACATTCAAGAGGAAAACAACTTCCTCTGTGAAGCCTTTAAAGAGGAACAAGGCAA ACCATTCAACCCCCACTACATCATAACAAATGGAGTGAGTAACATCATCTCGTCTGTGCTCTTCGGACATCGCTTTGAATACAGTGATCAAAGCTTTCGGAAGTTTCTAGAGTTGGACAACGAGATCTTTGTGCTCTCTGGCTCTGCTCAAACTCTG CTGTATGATGCCTTCCCGGTCTTAATGAAGTACCTGCCtggacctcaccagactgtacATGCCAACTATAAGGAGATCATGATTTTCCTGAAAAAGGAAGTAGAGAAGCACCTGGAGGAGTGGAACCCTGATGACCCTCGTGATTATATTGATGCATACCTGTCAGAAATGAAGAAG AAAAAAGAGGATCCCCATGCTGGCTTCAACATTGAATCCATGCTCGTAGGCATCCTCGAAATGCTGGAGGCTGGTACagatacttcttccaccactttaCGCTGGGCCCTCGTATACATGATGCACTACCCAGAAATACAGG AAAAAGTCCAGGCAGAGATAGACAGAGTAATCGGACAGTCTCGTCAGCCCACCACGGCCGACAGACCCAACTTGCCTTACACTGACGCCGTCATCCATGAGATTCAAAGGATTGGAACTAGTGTTCCTCTGGGGTTCCCCAAAACGGGCAGTAAAGATGCTACACTTGGAGGATACTTAATACCCAAA GGCACAGCTGTATTTACAATCCTTGCATCTGTGCTGTTTGATAAGAATGAGTGGGCGACCCCAGATATCTTCAATCCGGAGCATTTCTTGGATTCAGAGGGCCGGTTCCGCAAAAGAGATGCCTTCTTACCGTTTTCAGCAG GTAAACGTGTGTGTTTAGGGGAGCACGTGGCCAGAATGgagctgtttcttttttttacatctctCTTTCAACGCTTCACCATCTCTCCTGTTCCTGGAGAAATGCCCAGCTTGGAAGGTGTAATGGGCTTGACCCATTCCCCAAAGGAGTTCAGGGTGCTAGCTATGCCTCGCTGA